Genomic DNA from Desulfovibrio sp. JC022:
TGGTCAACTCCACCTATACGGTGGAAAACTTTCCTTCCTACCCCACCATCCACGGCATGGATCTTATGAAAAAGATGCGCGCCCATGTGGACAGCCTTGAAGTGGAAGTTGAAGAAGTCTGCGAAATTGAAAATATGTCTCTGGAAGGAGATATGAAAAGCGTGGAAACAGACGAAGGAACTTTCAAAGCCAAAACAGTTATCATCTGCACCGGACGCAAGCCAATTCCACTTGATGTGCCCACTGAGTGCGATCAGGTCCACCACTGCGCCATCTGCGACGGAGGTCCTTACAAGAGTAAAAGAGTTCTCGTAGTCGGCGGTGGCAACAGTGCTTTTGATGAAAGCCTGTACATGATCACCCTCGGCATTGAGCACATAACTCTCGTTGAAATAATGGACCGTTTCTTTGCTGCGCAGGGAACTCAGGACCAGTTGCTTGGCACCGGTAAAGTGGATGCCCGATCTGAGACCAAAGTTGTCGATCTCGTTGTGGAAAATGACGAACTCAAAGCCGCTGTGCTGGAAAATGTAGCTACCAACCAACAGGAAACCGTACCTGTGGACGGGGCCTTCGTATTTCTGGGCCAGAATCCCAATAACGAACTTTTTGCTGAAAAGATCAAACTTTCCAAAAACGGCTACATCATCACTGATGAACACATGGCGACCAGCATTCCCGGCGTATTCTCCGCAGGCGATATCAACGATAAAGCCTACCGCCAGATCACCACCGCCATGTCCGACGGAACAATTGCGGCTTTGG
This window encodes:
- a CDS encoding NAD(P)/FAD-dependent oxidoreductase, with the protein product MSESTIYDMVIVGGGPAGMTAGIYAARAGLKAVILEENITGGLVNSTYTVENFPSYPTIHGMDLMKKMRAHVDSLEVEVEEVCEIENMSLEGDMKSVETDEGTFKAKTVIICTGRKPIPLDVPTECDQVHHCAICDGGPYKSKRVLVVGGGNSAFDESLYMITLGIEHITLVEIMDRFFAAQGTQDQLLGTGKVDARSETKVVDLVVENDELKAAVLENVATNQQETVPVDGAFVFLGQNPNNELFAEKIKLSKNGYIITDEHMATSIPGVFSAGDINDKAYRQITTAMSDGTIAALAAERYIRT